Proteins from a genomic interval of Quercus lobata isolate SW786 chromosome 11, ValleyOak3.0 Primary Assembly, whole genome shotgun sequence:
- the LOC115967837 gene encoding ankyrin repeat-containing protein At5g02620-like isoform X1, translated as MSHSQTVSAGEDMVMERKGSPNEPGEVEETDEVEETNRHCASETQNQRQTKRQKRFQYLNSCVLLYQASFKGNWQAAKDLLRLYPGMVRDPITEGGDTALHIAAAANHPNFVKELLKLMKKEELEITNKYGQTALYFAAASGNVIIAEEMVEKNDKLTLIRIKSREKKFTPLYVAALLGRREMVSFLFDKTPFKDLSCGRRGERFDLLVATISNDWYDIALRIMQKDKRLATAKHINGKTALYELARKSFAIGSKSQLSLPKRCLDSWFKGIYKKDLMKTLARQLVEDLWREVRLLHGKQFSDHVKTFLFEAAKMGNAELLIIAIRSYPDLIWRKDAEGRSIFHIAVLYRQETVFNLIYEIGVIKDMILTYIDGENQNILHLAGKLAPPSRLNMVSGAALQMQRELLWFEEVEKIVLPSTVEMKDEEGKMPWDLFTETHNDLKTRGERWMKDTANYCMVVATLIATVVFAAAFTVPGGNKGDTGIPVFSKSKWFVVFFISDAVALLCSSTSILMFLSILTSRFAEKDFLYAPGKLVFGLTALFMSIGGMVAAFSATCILVYEREISWLPLVIIASAGFPVALFILLHRQLVVDAIYSCWSGLLLGPSKSKFFFFGRKRRLF; from the exons GGCAAAAACGATTTCAATACCTTAACTCGTGTGTCCTCCTATATCAAGCTTCTTTTAAAGGTAATTGGCAAGCGGCTAAGGATCTACTTCGTCTATATCCTGGTATGGTTCGAGATCCCATAACAGAAGGGGGAGACACAGCTCTTCACATTGCAGCTGCTGCGAATCACCCCAATTTCGTAAAAGAACTGCTGAAATTGATGAAAAAGGAAGAATTAgaaattacaaacaaatatgGACAAACAGCGCTTTACTTTGCTGCGGCATCAGGAAATGTGATAATTGCAGAGGAGATGGTGGAAAAGAATGATAAACTAACTTTGATCCGCataaaatcaagagaaaaaaaatttacaccaCTTTACGTGGCAGCTTTGCTGGGACGTAGAGAAATGGTGTCGTTTCTATTCGATAAGACTCCTTTTAAAGATTTGTCTTGTGGCCGTCGTGGCGAACGCTTTGATCTCCTTGTTGCTACTATTTCCAATGATTGGTATG ATATAGCATTGAGAATTATGCAAAAGGATAAACGATTAGCAACCGCCAAGCATATAAATGGAAAGACTGCATTGTATGAATTGGCCAGGAAATCATTTGCAATTGGCAGCAAAAGTCAGCTATCGCTTCCAAAACGATGCTTAGACTCCT GGTTCAAAGGGATTTATAAAAAAGATCTGATGAAGACGTTAGCTCGTCAATTAGTTGAAGACCTTTGGAGAGAGGTTCGACTATTGCATGGAAAACAATTTTCAGATCATGTTAagacttttctttttgaagCTGCCAAAATGGGGAATGCTGAACTTTTAATTATTGCTATTCGCTCTTATCCTGATCTCATATGGAGAAAAGACGCAGAAGGCCGAAGTATATTTCATATTGCTGTTTTGTATCGGCAAGAGACTGTATTTAATCTAATTTATGAGATAGGCGTTATCAAGGATATGATTTTAACCTACATTGATGGCGAAAACCAGAACATCCTGCACTTAGCTGGAAAATTGGCTCCTCCAAGTCGACTAAATATGGTATCAGGAGCAGCCCTTCAAATGCAACGAGAGTTGTTGTGGTTTGAG GAGGTAGAAAAGATTGTGCTACCTTCAACTGTGGAGATGAAAGACGAAGAAGGCAAAATGCCTTGGGATTTATTTACAGAAACACATAATGATTTGAAGACACGTGGTGAAAGGTGGATGAAGGACACAGCAAACTATTGCATGGTTGTGGCAACACTGATTGCCACTGTAGTTTTCGCTGCTGCCTTCACTGTACCAGGTGGTAACAAGGGGGACACTGGAATTCCTGTTTTCTCGAAAAGTAAATGGTTTGTGGTATTTTTCATATCAGATGCAGTAGCACTGTTATGCTCTTCGACTTCCATATTAATGTTCTTGTCGATTCTCACGTCCCGTTTTGCCGAAAAAGATTTCCTCTATGCACCTGGAAAGTTGGTGTTTGGACTTACAGCACTCTTCATGTCTATAGGAGGCATGGTGGCAGCCTTCAGTGCAACCTGCATTCTGGTCTATGAACGCGAAATTTCATGGCTTCCTCTTGTTATAATAGCTTCGGCTGGTTTCCCTGTTGCTTTGTTTATTTTGCTACATCGTCAACTTGTGGTTGATGCAATCTACTCATGCTGGTCTGGGTTACTTCTTGGACCAAGTAAAagtaaattcttttttttcggAAGAAAACGTAGGCTCTTTTAG
- the LOC115967837 gene encoding ankyrin repeat-containing protein At5g02620-like isoform X2, whose translation MSHSQTVSAGEDMVMERKGSPNEPGEVEETDEVEETNRHCASETQNQRQTKTSFKGNWQAAKDLLRLYPGMVRDPITEGGDTALHIAAAANHPNFVKELLKLMKKEELEITNKYGQTALYFAAASGNVIIAEEMVEKNDKLTLIRIKSREKKFTPLYVAALLGRREMVSFLFDKTPFKDLSCGRRGERFDLLVATISNDWYDIALRIMQKDKRLATAKHINGKTALYELARKSFAIGSKSQLSLPKRCLDSWFKGIYKKDLMKTLARQLVEDLWREVRLLHGKQFSDHVKTFLFEAAKMGNAELLIIAIRSYPDLIWRKDAEGRSIFHIAVLYRQETVFNLIYEIGVIKDMILTYIDGENQNILHLAGKLAPPSRLNMVSGAALQMQRELLWFEEVEKIVLPSTVEMKDEEGKMPWDLFTETHNDLKTRGERWMKDTANYCMVVATLIATVVFAAAFTVPGGNKGDTGIPVFSKSKWFVVFFISDAVALLCSSTSILMFLSILTSRFAEKDFLYAPGKLVFGLTALFMSIGGMVAAFSATCILVYEREISWLPLVIIASAGFPVALFILLHRQLVVDAIYSCWSGLLLGPSKSKFFFFGRKRRLF comes from the exons CTTCTTTTAAAGGTAATTGGCAAGCGGCTAAGGATCTACTTCGTCTATATCCTGGTATGGTTCGAGATCCCATAACAGAAGGGGGAGACACAGCTCTTCACATTGCAGCTGCTGCGAATCACCCCAATTTCGTAAAAGAACTGCTGAAATTGATGAAAAAGGAAGAATTAgaaattacaaacaaatatgGACAAACAGCGCTTTACTTTGCTGCGGCATCAGGAAATGTGATAATTGCAGAGGAGATGGTGGAAAAGAATGATAAACTAACTTTGATCCGCataaaatcaagagaaaaaaaatttacaccaCTTTACGTGGCAGCTTTGCTGGGACGTAGAGAAATGGTGTCGTTTCTATTCGATAAGACTCCTTTTAAAGATTTGTCTTGTGGCCGTCGTGGCGAACGCTTTGATCTCCTTGTTGCTACTATTTCCAATGATTGGTATG ATATAGCATTGAGAATTATGCAAAAGGATAAACGATTAGCAACCGCCAAGCATATAAATGGAAAGACTGCATTGTATGAATTGGCCAGGAAATCATTTGCAATTGGCAGCAAAAGTCAGCTATCGCTTCCAAAACGATGCTTAGACTCCT GGTTCAAAGGGATTTATAAAAAAGATCTGATGAAGACGTTAGCTCGTCAATTAGTTGAAGACCTTTGGAGAGAGGTTCGACTATTGCATGGAAAACAATTTTCAGATCATGTTAagacttttctttttgaagCTGCCAAAATGGGGAATGCTGAACTTTTAATTATTGCTATTCGCTCTTATCCTGATCTCATATGGAGAAAAGACGCAGAAGGCCGAAGTATATTTCATATTGCTGTTTTGTATCGGCAAGAGACTGTATTTAATCTAATTTATGAGATAGGCGTTATCAAGGATATGATTTTAACCTACATTGATGGCGAAAACCAGAACATCCTGCACTTAGCTGGAAAATTGGCTCCTCCAAGTCGACTAAATATGGTATCAGGAGCAGCCCTTCAAATGCAACGAGAGTTGTTGTGGTTTGAG GAGGTAGAAAAGATTGTGCTACCTTCAACTGTGGAGATGAAAGACGAAGAAGGCAAAATGCCTTGGGATTTATTTACAGAAACACATAATGATTTGAAGACACGTGGTGAAAGGTGGATGAAGGACACAGCAAACTATTGCATGGTTGTGGCAACACTGATTGCCACTGTAGTTTTCGCTGCTGCCTTCACTGTACCAGGTGGTAACAAGGGGGACACTGGAATTCCTGTTTTCTCGAAAAGTAAATGGTTTGTGGTATTTTTCATATCAGATGCAGTAGCACTGTTATGCTCTTCGACTTCCATATTAATGTTCTTGTCGATTCTCACGTCCCGTTTTGCCGAAAAAGATTTCCTCTATGCACCTGGAAAGTTGGTGTTTGGACTTACAGCACTCTTCATGTCTATAGGAGGCATGGTGGCAGCCTTCAGTGCAACCTGCATTCTGGTCTATGAACGCGAAATTTCATGGCTTCCTCTTGTTATAATAGCTTCGGCTGGTTTCCCTGTTGCTTTGTTTATTTTGCTACATCGTCAACTTGTGGTTGATGCAATCTACTCATGCTGGTCTGGGTTACTTCTTGGACCAAGTAAAagtaaattcttttttttcggAAGAAAACGTAGGCTCTTTTAG